A single window of Vigna radiata var. radiata cultivar VC1973A chromosome 4, Vradiata_ver6, whole genome shotgun sequence DNA harbors:
- the LOC106758252 gene encoding uncharacterized protein LOC106758252, whose translation MSGQQKGLMQVIQEVVPRVDQRFCVRHLCANFRKKFPGKQLKCLMWKATSATHPQAWELEMRNINQLNNEAFKYLLKIPPRHWSRSRFSTIPQCDTLVNMSEAFNSVLVHTRSKPIISMLEDIRLYLMKRWARSGLSVAYHVATFGCYEIPKSTPEDFIPCCFRKTTYEETYCSIVYPINGKNMWEITPYVDVLPPPKRILPGRPKKKRRLEQWELVNDDKRMRKGGIKKRCGKCKQLGHNRTSCTQSTEPMMSSTIEDEVAL comes from the exons ATGTCGGGTCAACAAAAG GGACTAATGCAAGTTATACAAGAAGTGGTGCCTCGAGTTGATCAACGTTTCTGTGTTAGGCACCTATGCGCTAATTTCAGAAAGAAATTCCCTGGAAAACAACTAAAGTGTTTGATGTGGAAGGCAACATCAGCAACCCATCCACAAGCTTGGGAATTagaaatgagaaatataaaCCAACTCAATAATGAGGCCTTTAAATACTTGCTGAAAATTCCTCCCAG ACACTGGTCACGTTCAAGATTTAGCACCATACCTCAATGTGATACTTTGGTGAACATGTCTGAGGCTTTCAATAGTGTTTTGGTGCATACAAGGTCCAAGCCAATCATAAGCATGTTGGAGGACATTCGCCTTTACTTGATGAAGAGATGGGCAA GAAGTGGGCTATCAGTGGCGTACCATGTTGCCACTTTTGGCTGTTATGAAATTCCTAAATCTACACCAGAGGACTTCATACCATGCTGCTTTAGGAAGACAACATATGAAGAAACTTATTGTTCAATTGTGTATCCAATAAATGGTAAAAACATGTGGGAGATTACCCCATATGTTGATGTGCTCCCTCCACCAAAAAGAATACTGCCTGGAAGACCAAAGAAGAAGCGAAGGTTGGAGCAATGGGAATTGGTGAATGACGATAAAAGAATGAGAAAGGGTGGTATAAAGAAAAGATGTGGAAAATGCAAGCAATTGGGCCATAACAGAACTTCTTGCACCCAGTCAACTGAACCAATGATGTCGTCAACAATTGAAGATGAAGTTGCCTTATAA
- the LOC106759046 gene encoding E3 ubiquitin-protein ligase CHIP isoform X1 — MSQREKEPTMPPKVQDFLSVAKQAEQLRKDGNNYFKKQRFGAAIDAYTEAIALCPDVPVYWTNRALCHLKRSNWTRVEEDSREAIKLDSNLVKAHYMLGLALVERQEFAKGILELKKALDLDRGSHPKGQMVEEIWQELAKAKYLEWEHSYVKRSWELQSLKEACEDALKEKHFLEVPHTEGSVEDDTTHLEQLEALGKVFDKVAEQDMPTEVPDYLCCRISLDIFCDPVITPSGLTYEKTVIIDHLEKVGKFDPVTREPLDPSQLIPNLAIKQAVEAFLDKHGWAYKDILTKSF; from the exons atGTCTC AGAGGGAAAAGGAACCAACAATGCCTCCAAAAGTCCAGGATTTTTTGTCTGTGGCAAAACAAGCGGAGCAACTTCGAAAGGACGGCAACAATTACTTCAAGAAACAGCGTTTTGGAGCTGCCATTGATGCTTATACTgag GCGATTGCACTGTGCCCCGATGTTCCGGTCTATTGGACCAACCGTGCTCTCTGTCATCTCAAGCGCAG TAATTGGACCAGAGTAGAGGAAGACTCTCGTGAAGCTATCAAGCTTGACAGCAATTTGGTTAAG GCCCACTATATGTTAGGTCTTGCATTGGTAGAGAGACAAGAGTTTGCTAAAGGAATCTTAGAATTGAAGAAG GCTTTGGATCTTGATAGAGGTTCCCATCCTAAGGGCCAAATGGTAGAGGAAATATGGCAAGAGCTTGCAAAAGCAAAATACCTAGAGTGGGAACATTCATATGTTAAGCGATCATGGGAACTACAGAGCTTGAA AGAAGCTTGTGAGGATGCTCtaaaggaaaaacattttcTCGAAGTCCCCCACACGGAAGGATCTGTAGAAGATGATACTACCCATTTAGAACAGTTAGAGGCTTTAggaaaagtgtttgataaagtTGCAGAACAAGACATGCCTACTGAG GTGCCAGATTATCTGTGCTGTAGAATCTCACTTGATATTTTCTGTGATCCTGTGATTACCCCAAGTGGACTTACATACGAGAAGACAGTGATTATTGACCATCTTGAGAAG GTGGGTAAGTTTGATCCAGTGACTCGAGAACCTCTTGATCCATCACAGCTAATACCAAACCTAGCAATAAAGCAAGCAGTTGAGGCATTCTTGGATAAACATGGGTGGGCATACAAAGATATATTAACAAAAAGCTTTTAA
- the LOC106759046 gene encoding E3 ubiquitin-protein ligase CHIP isoform X2, translated as MPPKVQDFLSVAKQAEQLRKDGNNYFKKQRFGAAIDAYTEAIALCPDVPVYWTNRALCHLKRSNWTRVEEDSREAIKLDSNLVKAHYMLGLALVERQEFAKGILELKKALDLDRGSHPKGQMVEEIWQELAKAKYLEWEHSYVKRSWELQSLKEACEDALKEKHFLEVPHTEGSVEDDTTHLEQLEALGKVFDKVAEQDMPTEVPDYLCCRISLDIFCDPVITPSGLTYEKTVIIDHLEKVGKFDPVTREPLDPSQLIPNLAIKQAVEAFLDKHGWAYKDILTKSF; from the exons ATGCCTCCAAAAGTCCAGGATTTTTTGTCTGTGGCAAAACAAGCGGAGCAACTTCGAAAGGACGGCAACAATTACTTCAAGAAACAGCGTTTTGGAGCTGCCATTGATGCTTATACTgag GCGATTGCACTGTGCCCCGATGTTCCGGTCTATTGGACCAACCGTGCTCTCTGTCATCTCAAGCGCAG TAATTGGACCAGAGTAGAGGAAGACTCTCGTGAAGCTATCAAGCTTGACAGCAATTTGGTTAAG GCCCACTATATGTTAGGTCTTGCATTGGTAGAGAGACAAGAGTTTGCTAAAGGAATCTTAGAATTGAAGAAG GCTTTGGATCTTGATAGAGGTTCCCATCCTAAGGGCCAAATGGTAGAGGAAATATGGCAAGAGCTTGCAAAAGCAAAATACCTAGAGTGGGAACATTCATATGTTAAGCGATCATGGGAACTACAGAGCTTGAA AGAAGCTTGTGAGGATGCTCtaaaggaaaaacattttcTCGAAGTCCCCCACACGGAAGGATCTGTAGAAGATGATACTACCCATTTAGAACAGTTAGAGGCTTTAggaaaagtgtttgataaagtTGCAGAACAAGACATGCCTACTGAG GTGCCAGATTATCTGTGCTGTAGAATCTCACTTGATATTTTCTGTGATCCTGTGATTACCCCAAGTGGACTTACATACGAGAAGACAGTGATTATTGACCATCTTGAGAAG GTGGGTAAGTTTGATCCAGTGACTCGAGAACCTCTTGATCCATCACAGCTAATACCAAACCTAGCAATAAAGCAAGCAGTTGAGGCATTCTTGGATAAACATGGGTGGGCATACAAAGATATATTAACAAAAAGCTTTTAA
- the LOC106758072 gene encoding U-box domain-containing protein 9 produces MAKPGVVESDPGVMVKKAIELKRELQRLVKSIVDDEDCSTETIDQAKETLCVLKELKLRRRSSLSLKLHNRNVSSCPDEFKCPLSKELMRDPVIVASGQTYDRPFIQKWLSAGNRTCPRTHQVLSHTVLTPNHLIREMIEQWSKNQGVELSNTVQYIDEEGLNQADREIFVRLLKKMSSTLSDQKTAAKELRMLTKKHPCFRVLFCDSADAIPQLLKPICGSDSFSSVQPDLQEDVITTLLNISIHDNNKKRVAETPMVIPLLMRALRSGTIETRSNAAAALFTLSALDSNKEIIGKSGALKPLIDLLEEGHPLAMKDVASAIFNICVMHENKARAVKEGAVRVILTKIKNEVHVDELLAILALLSSHQRAVNEMGDVGAVGSLLRIIRESSCERNKENCVAILQTICLHDRSKLKEIREEENSHKTISELAQSGTSRAKRKASGILERLNRVVNITHTA; encoded by the exons atGGCTAAGCCAGGGGTGGTTGAATCTGATCCAGGGGTGATGGTGAAGAAGGCCATAGAGTTGAAGAGGGAGCTTCAGAGGTTGGTGAAGTCCATTGTAGATGATGAGGATTGCAGCACTGAGACCATTGATCAGGCAAAAGAGACTCTTTGTGTTCTCAAGGAGTTGAAACTCAGAAGGAGGTCTTCACTGTCTTTGAAGCTGCACAACAGGAATGTGTCATCTTGCCCTGATGAATTCAAGTGTCCTCTTTCCAAGGAATTGATGAGAGATCCTGTCATTGTGGCTTCTGGTCAG ACATATGATAGACCTTTCATTCAAAAATGGCTAAGTGCTGGAAACAGGACTTGTCCTCGAACGCATCAAGTTCTTTCACACACTGTTCTCACACCAAATCATCTAATAAGGGAAATGATAGAACAGTGGTCAAAAAACCAAGGTGTTGAATTGTCGAATACTGTTCAATACATCGATGAGGAAGGTTTAAACCAAGCAGACAGAGAGATTTTTGTCCGTTTGCTTAAGAAAATGTCATCAACACTTTCTGATCAGAAGACGGCTGCAAAAGAACTGCGCATGTTGACAAAGAAGCATCCTTGTTTCCGGGTACTTTTCTGCGATTCTGCAGATGCGATTCCCCAATTGCTGAAGCCAATTTGTGGGAGTGATTCTTTCAGCAGTGTTCAACCTGATCTCCAAGAAGACGTGATCACAACACTCCTCAATATCTCTATTCATGACAACAACAAAAAGCGAGTGGCTGAAACACCAATGGTGATTCCTCTCCTTATGAGAGCATTGAGAAGTGGAACAATTGAAACAAGAAGCAATGCTGCAGCTGCCCTTTTCACCTTGTCAGCTCTTGACTCAAACAAGGAAATCATAGGGAAATCAGGAGCCTTAAAGCCATTGATCGATCTCTTAGAAGAAGGGCATCCCTTAGCAATGAAGGATGTTGCTTCAGCAATATTTAACATATGTGTGATGCATGAGAACAAGGCAAGAGCAGTGAAGGAGGGTGCAGTGAGAGTGATTTTGACAAAGATAAAGAATGAGGTTCATGTTGATGAATTACTAGCGATCCTTGCACTGCTTTCAAGTCATCAGAGGGCTGTTAATGAGATGGGAGATGTTGGAGCAGTGGGTAGCTTGCTGAGAATTATCAGAGAGAGCTCATGTGAACGGAACAAAGAGAATTGTGTGGCAATTCTTCAAACAATTTGTTTGCATGACAGATCAAAGTTGAAGGaaataagagaagaagagaacAGTCACAAAACAATCTCTGAGCTAGCACAGAGTGGAACATCAAGGGCTAAGAGAAAAGCTAGTGGAATTCTTGAGAGACTTAACAGGGTTGTTAATATCACACACACTGCATAA